In Providencia alcalifaciens, the sequence TTTCAGATACTCAGCAAGGTGGTACGCCATCTGCGGTGAACAAAGTTGTACAGCCTGGTGAGCAGATTTGGGTTCGTCAGGTTAAAGATAGCTGGTGGCTAGCACAAGTTCCTGATGTGAATGCAGCATTTGTTGCATTGAATCCGAATGATGGTGCGGTGATAGCCCTTGTGGGTGGTTTTGATTTTAATATGAGTGAATTTAACCGCGTGACGCAATCATTGCGCCAAGTGGGATCAAATATTAAGCCATTCTTGTACACGGCTGCGATGGATAAAGGCTTAACGTTATCGTCATTACTCAACGATGTGCCAATTAGCCGTTGGGATGCGGGGGCTGGTTCAGACTGGCGTCCGAAGAACTCTCCACCGCGCTATGATGGTCCTATTCGTCTACGTCAAGGTTTAGGTCAGTCGAAAAACGTGGTGATGGTTCGTGCGATGCGCGCCATGGGTGTGGATTATGCCGCGGATTATTTAACGCGTTTTGGTTTCCCTAAAGAGAATATCAACCGCACAGAAGCGTTGGCGCTGGGCGCTCCATCATTTACCCCAATGCAAATGGTACGTGGTTATGCGGTGATGGTGAATGGGGGATACCTTGTTGATCCTTACTATATTTTGAAGATTGAGAATCACAGCGATGAAGTGATTTTCGAAGCGAAACCAAAAATTGCGTGTCCAGAGTGTACTAATATTCCGGTTATTTATGGGGATACGGCGCGTACGATTGCGCTGAGTGATTCTGAAGGCGAAGACGCAACAGAGGAAGTGACTCAATCGAATAATAATGTGGTGGAACAAGAGCCAACCATGGCACTGTCTACAGCAGCAGAACAGCTGGGCTCTGAAGACCAATATGCCCCGCATGTTATTAGCACACCGCTGGCGTTCTTAATTCGCGATGCGATGGTGACAAATATTTATGGCGAGCCTGGTTGGTCAGGTACAGGCTGGCGTGCAGGTCGTGATCTGGGTGGTCGTCGAGATATTGGCGGGAAAACAGGCACCACGAATAGCTCGAAAGATGCGTGGTTCTCCGGTTATGGTCCTGATATTGTTGCTTCCGCATGGATTGGCTTTGATGATAACAAGCGTACATTAGGCCGTACGGCAATAAGCGGTGGTGAAGCTGGAGCGAAGAGTGCTCAGCCGATTTGGGATGACTTTATGAAAGCCGCCCTTGACGGTGTCCCGGTGAAAACTATGCAACCACCAAAAGGGATTATTTCAGTCTCTATCGATACTCGTACAGGTAAACTCTCATCTGGTGGACCTTCTCGTAGTGAGTACTTTATCGAAGGAACTGAGCCGAAAGAGCGCGCGGTACAAGAGGTTGGAACGACCATTTCAACGGAAAGTGGAGCCAGTCAAGAGCTATTCTAATGAGCTGTTTTGAGCGTAAATAAACTGCACCCCATCGCCATTTGGCATGGGGTGTAATTGTTTAGGGTCTTGAATAAATTGAATATTGATGTGGCGTTATTTCGCGTTATTTTTTAAGTAACGCTCCACATAAAACAATGCACTAATATTGCGAGCTTCATTGAAGTCTGGGTGGTCGAGGAGTTCCATCATACGTGCAATCGGCCATTTGATTTGTTGCAGAGGTTCTGGCTCATCCCCCTCAAGTTTTTCGCTAAATAGGTCGTTAGCTATAAGTATGTTCATCTTGCTGGAAAAGTAAGATGGGGACATGGTGAGTTTTGCCAAAGGTGTGATTTGGCGAGCCCCATAACCGATTTCTTCTTTGAGTTCCCGCTGAGCTGCCTCGAGAGGGGCTTCTCCTGGGTCTACAGCCCCTTTAGGGAAGCCTAGCTCATAGTTTTCGATACCAACGGCGTATTCACGGATCAGAATCAGGTTGTCATCAATGATAGGGACGATAAGAACCGCTTCACGCTTTGCAGGGCGCATTCTTTCATAAACACGTTTTTCGCCATTACTAAATTCGAGGTCAACAGATTGGATACTGAATAGTTTTGATTGAGCAACATCTTGAATATTCAGGATTTTTGGTTTTTTAAACTCTGTCATAACGATTTCCGAATCAGGTGAATGGGATCCATGAGGGCAAGCATACATTGTCTTTAACTATGACGCATATCAAAAAAAAATGATAGAGATTATAGGGTGAAGAAAATGCTGTTAGTATAATCTACTTATGAAAATCGCACGGATTAATAAGTAAAACATTTTATTTACAACATATTGTAAAATAAAACAAAAACTAGAAGAGAATAGGAATTGGCTTATATAGTGAAAAGCATTACGTTGCTATGCTTTTTAGGTAGACAATTCTGTTGAGAAAAAAATGCTAAACACCGTCATTATACTGGCTTTGATCATAGCTAGCCTAATTATAATGGTTCCCGTTCTGTTTTTCCGGCGGGGACGGCGTTCTAGTGTCTATCAAATACCCTCTCTAGCAACTCCCGCGTTTAAAAAAATGATTGAGTCTGATTTCCAGACTATCACCCAGTATCTTAATCACAGCGCATCTAAAAACCTTCATTCGTCTTCCCAATCTGCATGGCAAATACGAAAAAATGCCACCGTTGCCACCATCTGCAATGCCATTACGCGATTTAATTTGCGTCAAGAGCAAGGGCAGGGTTGGCGCTATTTTATTGATACGATTGAAGTACAGTTACCTCCTCAGCTAGAACCGTTCTTACAACGACAAAATGCCATGGAAATTGTGGAAACGGACCATCTGCCTTTAATTATTGCTCTCAATAGCCACTCATTGAAAGAATTTAGCTATGAATGGGAAGTCCCTTCAGAGGAGCCTAAGCCTCAACAAGAGGCTGATATCCATGAAGGTGAACCGAATACCATTCAATTGTTGAAGATGCGTAAGGAAAGTAAAGAGGAACATCGACTACATAATTCTTCAGGATGGTTAGGGGCGATCGTGGTGAGCCTCAGTTTTTTTATCGGCTATCTGACGATAGTTTCTATTCCCATTTTTCAAGGGTGGGGGCTGACATTTGCTGCGGTAGTGTTTATCCTCGGGATGTTTTTATTATTCCGTTTACGCCTTTTTCCTAAACCCTATCAAGATGTGCAATGTATTTATGGGCAAGCCAAACGCTGGGAATTATACGGAGAGTTAGATAAAAAGTACTCTTCTACCATTTCGATAGGGGGTGTGGATCTGCACTACCCCACCTATTGGCTTCCTTACCTAAAATATGAGCTAAGCCATCCTACGAATATTGACCTCTATTCGACAGGAGAGGTGTTGCGGTATGGTCGTTGTCTCTCAATTCATGAAGAGGAGCGCTATTACCCCTATAAACGATTTAAAAAGAATGTGCTGATGTTTTTTAGCGCATTGCTCGTTTTAGCGATGGTGTTTTCTTATCAATCGATTAGCTTGCCAGTGAAATTAGGGTTTGCGTGGATTGAAGGTACAAAAAAAGTCAGTGTTGTTGACCCTTCAGATTTAACAGCGCGTAAAATTAGAGTTGGGGATACATTATCAGCGAAGGGAATGGGGATGTGTTATCGCCCACCTAATTTGAATGATGCCAACCAAGCGTTGTTTGTACCTTTCGATTGTTCAGGCGTGTATTGGAATAATATTAACCTAATTACTGAGCCGCAATCTGAGATTGTGAATCGAGCTCTTGATTTGTTGAGTAGCGTAAAGAATCAATTGCATCCAGATAAAGATGCCCCAGGAATTAACCCAAGATTACAGCGTGAAATCATGAAATCGGGGATGAATATTATTTTCGATTTTTCAGAAATTATATTAAAAACCAACTCGTTGTGTGATCAAAAAGACCACTGCATTAAACTCAAAAGCGCATTGTCTAACTTGGGTGGAAGTGTGGATGATTGGTCGGGGTTGGTGAACAAAGCATCTTCAGGAAAATTAAGTGGCGCACATGTTTTATTACGTGCAGGAAGTGCTGATGCCTTGGAAAACTTAGTTGAAGACACCACATATGATTTCATCAAGAAAGAACTTGAGAAGGAAGTTCGTAAGCTCAATAGTCCACCACCGGGTGGGGTACTGTTGATCAGCGATGAAAACCGCCCGTTGGTAGAATTCATGCCAGTAAGTTCACTGAGCGAAATGAACCAAGTTCAGCGATGGTATGAGTTAAAACGCTTATCCAGCATTCTGATTAATACCCCATTTGATGTTGAAGGGGTTATCACGAACATTTCGACAGATGCTAATGGCACATTGCAAGTG encodes:
- the mrcA gene encoding peptidoglycan glycosyltransferase/peptidoglycan DD-transpeptidase MrcA, which gives rise to MKFVKYFLILVFCCIFLGSASIYGMYKYVEGELPDVATMKDIRLQTPMQIFSADNELIAQYGEKRRIPLPLTDIPPMLVNAFIATEDSRFYEHHGIDPIGIFRAVTVMASSGHASQGASTITQQLARNFYLSPEKTLMRKAKEAFLAIRIEQLFTKDEIMELYLNKIYLGNRAYGVGAAAYVYFGKTINELTLSEMAMIAGLPKAPSTFNPLYSYDRAINRRNVVLMRMLEEKYITQDQYEQAKSEKIVASYHAPKVDFSAPYLAEMARQTMYEKYGEDAYTDGYKVYTTVVRKDQLAATEAVRNNLIDYDIRHGYRGPAEVLWSGSQGAWDKEQIVEKLKKLPNYGPLVPAVVTSASSSDAKVMLADGSDIQITMAGVRWARKFISDTQQGGTPSAVNKVVQPGEQIWVRQVKDSWWLAQVPDVNAAFVALNPNDGAVIALVGGFDFNMSEFNRVTQSLRQVGSNIKPFLYTAAMDKGLTLSSLLNDVPISRWDAGAGSDWRPKNSPPRYDGPIRLRQGLGQSKNVVMVRAMRAMGVDYAADYLTRFGFPKENINRTEALALGAPSFTPMQMVRGYAVMVNGGYLVDPYYILKIENHSDEVIFEAKPKIACPECTNIPVIYGDTARTIALSDSEGEDATEEVTQSNNNVVEQEPTMALSTAAEQLGSEDQYAPHVISTPLAFLIRDAMVTNIYGEPGWSGTGWRAGRDLGGRRDIGGKTGTTNSSKDAWFSGYGPDIVASAWIGFDDNKRTLGRTAISGGEAGAKSAQPIWDDFMKAALDGVPVKTMQPPKGIISVSIDTRTGKLSSGGPSRSEYFIEGTEPKERAVQEVGTTISTESGASQELF
- the nudE gene encoding ADP compounds hydrolase NudE codes for the protein MTEFKKPKILNIQDVAQSKLFSIQSVDLEFSNGEKRVYERMRPAKREAVLIVPIIDDNLILIREYAVGIENYELGFPKGAVDPGEAPLEAAQRELKEEIGYGARQITPLAKLTMSPSYFSSKMNILIANDLFSEKLEGDEPEPLQQIKWPIARMMELLDHPDFNEARNISALFYVERYLKNNAK
- a CDS encoding IgaA/UmoB family intracellular growth attenuator, whose protein sequence is MLNTVIILALIIASLIIMVPVLFFRRGRRSSVYQIPSLATPAFKKMIESDFQTITQYLNHSASKNLHSSSQSAWQIRKNATVATICNAITRFNLRQEQGQGWRYFIDTIEVQLPPQLEPFLQRQNAMEIVETDHLPLIIALNSHSLKEFSYEWEVPSEEPKPQQEADIHEGEPNTIQLLKMRKESKEEHRLHNSSGWLGAIVVSLSFFIGYLTIVSIPIFQGWGLTFAAVVFILGMFLLFRLRLFPKPYQDVQCIYGQAKRWELYGELDKKYSSTISIGGVDLHYPTYWLPYLKYELSHPTNIDLYSTGEVLRYGRCLSIHEEERYYPYKRFKKNVLMFFSALLVLAMVFSYQSISLPVKLGFAWIEGTKKVSVVDPSDLTARKIRVGDTLSAKGMGMCYRPPNLNDANQALFVPFDCSGVYWNNINLITEPQSEIVNRALDLLSSVKNQLHPDKDAPGINPRLQREIMKSGMNIIFDFSEIILKTNSLCDQKDHCIKLKSALSNLGGSVDDWSGLVNKASSGKLSGAHVLLRAGSADALENLVEDTTYDFIKKELEKEVRKLNSPPPGGVLLISDENRPLVEFMPVSSLSEMNQVQRWYELKRLSSILINTPFDVEGVITNISTDANGTLQVVVHERLGEDVLSEYVCHSMLVFFLIICTLINGTLIIIRVLNNKRRLRKITEYYDKCYEADNPSESR